The sequence tttgtgagaaaataaaggtgtgcaccgtttcctgtgatggttaggtttagggttaggggtagggtagggggatagaaagtacggtttgtacagtataaaatgcattgcggcctatggaaagtccccacaattcacaaaaacaaacatgtgtgtgtgtgtgtgtgtgtgtaggtgtgtgtggtCATTTCAACAAACAGCCAGTGAAtgtatacaaatatttattacaaaaaataaaaaaatgtgcacataatgttttttttttttttaaaagaacaagATTACTGAAAAGTGTTtggagaatatttgttttaaagatAGAGAAGATAATTATTCAGGGTGTGTGGTAAGCAAAGCATCTTGGTTTTGTTTAGTCCTTTCTGTCCCAGCGAACGTCGAATACACCATCTGCACAGTTGAGACAGAGAGCAAGGACCTGCAGAACCAATCACAAGCCAGAATCAGTATCACAGCTTACAGGGGCATAttgaatgtttatttgtgtttatatttaCCTGCAGTCTGCAAGAGATGTTTGATACTCTGATCTGTAGTCAATTCCATTGGTTTCTTTCCTTCAGAGTTCCTTGATGACCGATCAGCTCCATGCTCTAACAGTAGCTCCACCTCCTTTGCCCCGCCCACTCTGGCTGCAGCATGTAAAGGTGTGTCAAGACCCCGCCCACATTGCGCATCAGCACCTGGAGAGAGACAAGGAGCAATTTTCTTTACTGTAATGCAAGAAATTATtagcagtgttgttattgttgactaaaactaaaattactgaaaatcgtttggtaattaaaataaagctgaaatgataatatacatttattaatcatataatatatttagttaGAAATAAATGAGACATTaaaaaattttaagttaaaactaaacattttaactactaaaattactaaaactaatatatatatatatatatatatatatatatatatatatatatattatatatatatatatatatatatatatatataaattaaaaagacATACTAAAACCTAAACTAAAAGTGAACACTGAAGATATAAATTACAAGTAATaagtatttatacattttttaaaatttaatcaattttattacaaaatattactataatagtaaataaaccaaaataacactgctaattagtgaaaaaaaaaatatttaaatgtatttaaattgtatttaaactGTTTTAAGTATTAATATATGCATGATTTAGCTAttagattttaaatgttttctaatCGATTATTTTgaagattaaaaaaagagagagaaaacatgATCCAGATAGGATATTTTTGTAACTACAGTAATGTAAATGTGAGAATCACCTTtgagataatacaaaatgaaacaaaaattaatttattaactcATGAAGGGTGTTGTGTGATTCTGACCTGAGATCAGCAGGCTCTGTACACAGTCTGTGCTTTTGGATTCACATGCACAGTAAAGCGGTGTTCCTATGCTGGGCACCTCCATGTCCACATTCACACCATGAGACAGCAGCAGTTCAACGCAAGCTGTGTGACCTAAAACATGTACACATAGACATCCAGTTTACTGAAATCCCAAAGTTTACAATGCACTGTAAATTCACAAGAATCATCACATACCTCTCTTTGCTGCTTCATGAAGAGGTGAGCTCAGCAGATGAGCCGGGTGGTGGGCAGAGCTGTACATCAGAATGAGGCTGACGAGGGCGGGGTTTCCACTACAGCATGCACTGAAGAGAGGAGTGGCTCCATCAAAGGAGACTGCATTCGCCTGAACGCATACATATTGTAGCCATTAATGCATGTTTATGCAGAGAAAATGAGCAAAATAAAGGcatataaatactgtaaaaaaagaaaaaagttatatACATACATCAGCGCCATGTTCCAGAAGAAGTTTAGCACAGGTAAAATGGCCTCCAACACATGCTTCATGCAGCGGTGTGATTCCATCTAATGTAGCCATGCCCACATTGTATCCCTATAAACATGGACAATTCATTTCCTTCATTCATAATAAGAAGCATAGTTTTTCATTACACCTCAATATGTAAGAAAGCACCAAATGGACTTATTAATGTTTTCTAGTGCAGTGACATTTCTACTTATTTCAGTTTGgattaagtgtccaaatacttgtGAACTTCAATTATTTAGCTATCTGGTTTGAGTTAGTGTTCCTCCCATTTGTACCTGTGAAAGGAGTCTTCGCAGTGGTAGCAATCTTCCTTGCAAAGCAGCATCGTGTAGAGGTGTTCTGTCATCCCAGGAACCTAATAAAGAAGAAACACAGACATTACATAGATATTTAAATGAGGATGTGCCATATAAACTTTTATTGTTTAGATATATGTTGGGGTAACGCAGTACAAGAAACACTACTAAATCTtaaagttatgtaatcagattactttttttcaagtaacaagtaacattacttttaaaattacaacaaaatatttcaaataaataacacaagtGACTTTGTTTTCCTATTTTTTGACTGATAATTCTAAATTTGAGCATGCATTtgctcatctcacttgcacgaaaacaGATTAattattcctcaaaatgaataaaaacagtgaaatgcaaactcagaattgttTTTTAGAGACAGGAAAATGAAAACGACCCAGGGCCAGATTCAAAATTTGAAAGCCAGTGTCTTATAGGTGTTTTGAGGGTGTGCACAGCTCACTGAGCCACAACGCTGACCTCAAAGAGAGGTCAAAATAACAAATATCTAGCCAGGGACAATTTCATCCTCCAAGTATAGCCAAGTAAACCCACACACAATCCCttctttttaaataagttttatcGCTTAAAAGCTCTTTAAACAAACTATTCAAAACCAGTCTGGCTGTAAAGTCAGATAGGCTTATCTAGACCACCATTCCAAGCCAAAGTCAATTTCCTTTTTCTATTTTCATATAATTGTCTAATAGAATAATCTGGTACTCTGGCTTGATGCTATGTTACTAATATCATGGTACATGTTTCATGGTGACAAATTAGTTGATATCAAAAGTTACACTCTCAAATGCTGTCACTGGGGTGGTACCTTTTAGAAAAGGTACCTTATTTACCCCTTTGTACCTTAAAGGTACATATAAGTACTTAAAACATGTGGATCAATGCCTTAATAGTGCATATTAGTAACTTTTGAAACGTTACTGCCCTAGTGTTAGATTTTGTATCTTTTTTTCTGAGTGTAGGtaataaaactgtaaaacaaTTTGTGAAAACAAGAGAGAGCTTGATCCTTGTTGTAAATGTGTGGTTGACTAATGAAAATGCTCAAGAAGAGTGAGAGAATAACAGAGGTAGAGGAGGAAAACTCACCTGCCATTAGGGTATTACACACTTGCCCTCCATACATGTGAAACCTGTGATCCCATGGCTTACTCCAGATGCTCACTTCAGCATGAATCACAGCCATCGCTAAACTTCACAAGAAGACAGACCTCGCAGGAAGAACAAATGAGATATGTGGACAGAGAACCTCCTCAGAGGAGTTTATATGGCCTTCAAAGAAACAAGAACCCCCCTTGGCAAGAATGCACCTCCCACCGTTATCAGTGTTTTGTGCTTACACccccacctccccaaactctaGAGGTGAGCATCCCCCACATAAACAAATCAGTCGAAGGAGCAGAAGAGCTAAAACATAGATTCAAAAACATGCATACAGCAAGCACCAGTTTCATAGAACAAATGAAAGTCAGTACGCAAAGATAAGTCCCTATGAAAAGTAACTTAGCAAAACTTTAAACTACAACCTCAAAATAGATATGATTTTGTATATACAGAAAGTGAAATAGCTAAAGCTTGAAAAAAGATAACGGACCATGAACCAAAGCCAATGTAACTGCAAATGTAATTGTTTATAAAGTATCTGGTTCTCCAATAAAACATGATTTGCATCAACTGTTATGCAGGAACAGGATCGTTCTTGCTGGATAGGGCAGCTATTGGACGTACATGTGTGTGAAAGGAGTCAGAAAGGGCGATAAGTGTTTGTTAACGACTCCCGGTTTTAGCCTTGAATGGTGGAGGGTGTGTTTTATCAGCCCTGTTTGGGTGTTAGCATAAGATTCCTGATCCAGAGAGACCCTGACGGTTATCtacaacaaaaacaactttaGCATAACGTGCCTCATTTATACTCAACAGTCGcatatttaatgtaaaatttCACAAATTGACTTCATATATTCTTTAgtttgaattttaaatcaaaCTCGTGATatttcaaattacattttttcaataaaacaaaaaaagaatgtATACTTGTTGTATGttaataaagtttattttagaTTGTGTCAACAAAAAGTTAACACCACTTTCAGGTAGTACGAACATTTGTGCATTATAACCTATGGTCATCAAACTCACAGAGAAGGTCAATATAAAATAGGTGTAACATGAGATAGCAAGTATGAAAAGTGAAGTACAGTGCCCTAAAACGAGTGTGCTTCACATGAAGCCAAAAGAAAATAGTGTGTTCGggtttaaataaatatgttcgTGTCACTATCCATTATTAGCCAATAAAAAGCAGCAAAAGAAATCAAAAAGTACAGTCAGATCAAAGAATTTAGCAGATATGGTGCATTTGACTTTTCATAGCTCCGCTAAAGCTCAAAAACTGTGTTTGGCATTAAAcatttcagttcagttcatatATGTCAATTTAAAATCACATCTAAAATATACAGATATGCTTTGAGATGAAAAATATAAAGGTGATACAGGAAAAGATGGCCatgtttgtaatttatttatctCAAACCTAGATGTTTAAAGGTGTTTGTGCAACTTATACTATCTTCTAATGGGAGTTCAGTTAAAGGCAGCTTTTTATTGTGCAAAAGCAGGCGCTGGACTCTGGGAGTGGCTGAGGATAACACTTAAAAGCTTTCTCTACACCTGAGGTCACTGTTTTATACGGGAATGTAAACATGAACAGTTAGTACATGTTTTGATGTACCATAGTATGTCGATACTATCATTTTAGTTCAGTTCATTACCTAACATCCTTGTACGGTCAAGTTAGATCATTAGTCAGGAAACAGCCGGGCTTGGTGTTTTACTTTTCTTCTTACTAAAGTGCTGCCCCAAGCGGCTGTTGGGGCCTGATGCATCTATAGCAACATCAATCAGATGATCTGGGCGGAGCCACTGCAGGAAAAGCAGGAAGAGGAAGTTAATAACAGCAATGAAGGAGAAAATGGAGCCTGCCACGGTACCACAGTGAGAGCTCAGTCTATGCAGTCTTGCAGACAATGGCAAAACGGACTCCCTGCACACCCGATTATACACCTGAAACAAACACAGAACGAGTGGGCAAATTATACAATGATGGTgataacatttcaaaataaaatacattacaattctgaagattttattttttttttttattaatttatttagcaaggaaGCATTACactgattaaaaaaagagaaaaaaaacatttataatgttacataagatttctattttaaataaatgctgttaaaaatttaaaaaaggcatcaaaaatattacaatgatttgtgaaggatcgtgtgacattATAAGACTGGAGTATAAATATATTCAGATTTACCaccataggaataaattacattttgaaatacacTAAAATAGAAATTTTTCATTTGAatcatttttcacaatattactgttttactgtatttttgattaaataaatgcagcattggtgagcataagagactttaaaccattaaaaaaaccttactgactccaaactttcgaacagttgtgtacatttaacaaataattatttaatacaaGCATGTTCTTAAAACTCACCTTTTCTGTGCGCTCGGCAACGTTTCTCCAAGTATACAGTGTTCGAACCTTGCGGTGGATGGTGGCAGGAGACGCCACATTTCCTGTGCGTATTCTTGCAATTACAGCTTCTAAGCCATCGCAAAGTGACTGAACTGATGGTTCACACAGAGTCACCAACTCATCAGGCAAGACTTCAGGTATACCTCCCACACGAGTGCTCaccacctacacacacacagtgtatcATTTAGACATACCCATAAATCAGGGCAAAACAATAAGAATGGCAggagtttcttttctttttgtaaagggaaaaaaaaatttaaaaaatatatttaatgaaaatattattccaaacctctaagacctttgttcatctttggaacacaaataatAATTCACAAATC is a genomic window of Chanodichthys erythropterus isolate Z2021 chromosome 14, ASM2448905v1, whole genome shotgun sequence containing:
- the asb11 gene encoding ankyrin repeat and SOCS box protein 11, whose protein sequence is MAVIHAEVSIWSKPWDHRFHMYGGQVCNTLMAGSWDDRTPLHDAALQGRLLPLRRLLSQGYNVGMATLDGITPLHEACVGGHFTCAKLLLEHGADANAVSFDGATPLFSACCSGNPALVSLILMYSSAHHPAHLLSSPLHEAAKRGHTACVELLLSHGVNVDMEVPSIGTPLYCACESKSTDCVQSLLISGADAQCGRGLDTPLHAAARVGGAKEVELLLEHGADRSSRNSEGKKPMELTTDQSIKHLLQTAGPCSLSQLCRWCIRRSLGQKGLNKTKMLCLPHTLNNYLLYL